Proteins encoded in a region of the Anopheles aquasalis chromosome 2, idAnoAquaMG_Q_19, whole genome shotgun sequence genome:
- the LOC126570810 gene encoding dnaJ homolog subfamily C member 30, mitochondrial, whose amino-acid sequence MSRKCAGCAGPVYSRMAANRHPLNCWLTRAVLTGATERRWISCAVALMRNHYDSLGVTPNATQNDIKQAYYKQSKLYHPDKNKGSDIAAEKFRQITAAYEVLGNYRLRKLYDKGILHTAGRQYSDPEQASAETVEDDAQTRFYKKRMTRSQAPTATGRTPIYDFDEWSRVHYGSRFEQKMKAEERFRKKAEREEIFKARLQHEYIIFPLLLFCLFYCAIVFQEGTYDTPKPVTKKESESEE is encoded by the coding sequence ATGAGTAGGAAATGTGCTGGTTGTGCAGGCCCCGTATATAGTAGAATGGCGGCAAATCGACATCCGCTCAACTGCTGGCTTACTCGTGCGGTTCTAACCGGTGCCACCGAGAGGCGATGGATCAGCTGTGCGGTGGCGCTGATGCGCAACCACTACGATTCCCTCGGAGTAACGCCGAACGCTACTCAGAACGACATCAAGCAGGCGTACTACAAACAGTCGAAGCTGTATCATCCGGACAAGAACAAGGGCAGCGACATCGCGGCCGAAAAGTTCCGGCAAATTACGGCCGCCTACGAGGTGCTGGGCAACTACCGTCTGCGGAAGCTGTACGACAAGGGTATTTTGCATACGGCCGGTCGGCAGTACAGCGATCCAGAGCAGGCTTCTGCAGAAACTGTGGAGGACGATGCCCAGACACGGTTCTACAAGAAACGGATGACCCGGTCGCAGGCACCGACGGCTACGGGGCGCACACCGATCTATGACTTCGATGAGTGGTCCCGGGTTCATTACGGGTCACGGTTCGAGCAGAAGATGAAAGCCGAAGAGCGGTTCCGCAAGAAGGCGGAACGGGAGGAGATCTTCAAGGCGCGACTGCAACACGAGTATATAATATTCCCCCTCCTGTTGTTCTGCCTGTTCTACTGCGCGATAGTATTTCAGGAAGGTACCTACGACACGCCGAAACCTGTGACGAAGAAAGAATCAGAAAGTGAGGAATAG
- the LOC126570809 gene encoding probable 18S rRNA (guanine-N(7))-methyltransferase, translating to MSRRPEHSAPPEIFYNEDEAQKYTNNTRIIDIQVQMCERAIELLALDPDDDAPQLILDVGCGSGLSGSVLEDQGHVWIGIDISKPMLDVAVEREVEGDLLLGDMGQGMPFKAGTFDGAVSISALQWLCNADKKSHVPPKRLYQFFSSLFASLTRNARAVFQFYPENGEQIELVTTQAMKAGFYGGLVVDYPNSSKAKKYFLVLMTGGVAKLPAALGTGETGDSQVPYSKKQREFAKNARGKPLKKSREWVLAKKERRRQQGDETRKDSRYTARKRSGRF from the exons ATGTCCCGCCGACCAGAACACAGCGCTCCACCGGAGATC TTCTACAACGAGGATGAGGCCCAAAAGTACACCAACAACACGCGGATCATCGACATCCAGGTGCAGATGTGCGAGCGTGCGATCGAGCTGCTGGCTCTTGATCCGGATGACGATGCGCCCCAACTGATCCTCGATGTAGGCTGTGGCTCTGGGCTGTCAGGTAGTGTGCTGGAAGATCAGGGTCACGTGTGGATCGGCATCGACATATCGAAACCGATGCTGGACGTTGCCGTGGAGCGTGAGGTGGAGGGAGATCTGCTGCTCGGAGATATGGGACAGGGGATGCCGTTCAAGGCGGGTACGTTCGACGGTGCCGTTTCTATATCCGCCCTGCAGTGGCTGTGTAATGCGGACAAGAAATCTCACGTGCCACCGAAGCGTTTGTACCAGTTCTTCAGCTCACTCTTCGCCAGTTTG ACCCGCAACGCTCGTGCCGTGTTTCAGTTCTATCCGGAAAATGGGGAGCAAATCGAGCTTGTAACAACACAGGCCATGAAGGCCGGTTTTTACGGTGGCCTAGTAGTCGACTATCCAAACtcgagcaaagcaaagaagtACTTCCTCGTGCTGATGACGGGTGGTGTGGCGAAGCTACCTGCTGCCCTCGGAACAGGTGAAACTGGTGATAGCCAAGTACCGTACAGCAAGAAGCAGCGTGAGTTCGCCAAAAACGCCCGTGGTAAGCCACTGAAAAAGTCACGCGAATGGGTACTGGCTAAGAAGGAACGCCGACGGCAACAGGGGGATGAAACGAGGAAAGATTCACGGTACACTGCCCGTAAGCGAAGTGGAAGGTTTTAG
- the LOC126570273 gene encoding protein unc-45 homolog B produces MVTTQEKVPSDGDEVSTMKERGNELFKDGRWEEAVQCYSKAIAVGEKHKDWAVFHKNRAAAYLKLEQYERARVDCTVVLDETPNDPKALFRRFQALEALQRFEEAYKDLRTIHTHDPNNKTIKPHLERLHAIVQERARQRAQTSNKVTQMFEIAFDIAAPKDKREQAMNNIVVLSREQAGVEVMFKEGVVTRIGKLLKVEKNNEIITNAIRAVDGVCLKNADRTKQVIRELGIPWFLQMLDSSVEDRVAATQHCMQTVLNAISGMENKEDSKPIDALVKENQQIIDTLLSCLLYSVTDRTITGMARDSIMELLIRNVHWTALNWAERLVEVKGLLRLMEVCSELEEYKYESAMNITPSSRTIAAVCLARIYENMYYDQARERFTEQIADFVKDKLLTPDHESKVRVTVAITSLLLGPLDVGNTIVSREGVMQMILVMAQSDNLLEQKVACECIIAAASKKDKAKGLVQTGAEILKKLYTSKNEEIRVRALVGLCKLGSSGGLDASIRPFADGSTKKLAEACRRFLVKPGKDKDIRKFAAEGLAYLTLDAEVKEKLVEDRAAIQGLIELAKTGDQSALYGVVTTLVNLVNAYDKQEMNPELIELAKFAKHHIPEEHELDDPDFVAGRIVVLANEGVTTGLVALCKTESDNSKEMIARVFNALCSEQEVRGKVVQQGGTKVLLPLALNGTANGKRHAAQALSRIGITINPEVAFPGQRNLDVIRPLMNQLHPDCSSLENFEALMALCNLAAMNESTRQRILKEQGLSKIESLMLEDHLMLARAATQVMCNLVQSPDVVQRHEGDNDKIKILALYCEEEDEETAKAASGALAYLTAVSERCCEKLFEISTWLDVFHTLVANPSPEVQHRGMVIIRNVIKTSQKLATKLLDTDILQMMYGVTQLNDERRAKAIECAHECLKLAEKSRLIKEDADADMAPDVFKQQGATLEEIND; encoded by the exons atggTTACCACACAAGAAAAGGTACCGTCAGATGGAGACGAAGTGAGCACCATGAAGGAGCGAGGTAACGAGCTGTTCAAAGACGGACGTTGGGAGGAGGCCGTTCAGTGTTACAGCAAAGCCATCGCCGTGGGCGAAAAGCACAAAGATTGGgcagttttccacaaaaaccgAGCCGCAGCCTACTTGAAGCTGGAACAGTACGAACGTGCTCGTGTGGATTGTACGGTCGTACTGGATGAGACCCCGAACGATCCGAAGGCTCTGTTTCGTCGCTTCCAAGCGCTGGAAGCACTGCAACGGTTCGAGGAAGCGTACAAGGATCTGCGCACGATACACACGCATGATCCGAACAACAAGACCATCAAACCACATCTGGAACGGTTACACGCGATCGTCCAGGAACGGGCCCGGCAGCGAGCGCAAACCTCCAACAAAGTGACGCAAATGTTCGAGATTGCATTCGATATTGCGGCTCCGAAGGACAAGCGGGAACAGGCGATGAACAACATCGTGGTACTGTCTCGTGAGCAGGCCGGCGTTGAGGTAATGTTTAAGGAAGGTGTCGTCACGCGCATCGggaagctgctgaaggtggAGAAGAACAACGAAATCATCACGAACGCGATCCGCGCCGTGGATGGTGTCTGCTTGAAGAATGCCGATCGTACGAAGCAAGTCATTCGCGAGCTTGGCATACCATGGTTCCTGCAGATGCTGGATTCCAGCGTAGAAGATCGGGTAGCGGCTACCCAACACTGTATGCAGACGGTCCTGAACGCCATCTCGGGCATGGAGAACAAGGAAGactcgaaaccgatcgatgcgCTAGTGAAGGAGAATCAGCAGATCATCGATACGCTGCTGTCCTGTCTGCTCTACTCGGTTACCGATCGTACGATTACGGGCATGGCACGTGATTCGATCATGGAGCTGCTGATTCGTAACGTGCACTGGACGGCATTGAACTGGGCGGAACGGTTGGTCGAAGTGAAGGGATTGTTGCGGCTCATGGAGGTCTGTTCGGAGCTGGAGGAGTACAAGTACGAGAGCGCCATGAACATTACGCCCTCGTCGCGTACCATTGCGGCAGTCTGTTTGGCGCGTATCTACGAAAACATGTACTACGATCAGGCCAGGGAGCGTTTTACGGAGCAGATCGCTGATTTTGTCAAGGATAAGCTGCTCACGCCGGACCACGAATCGAAGGTGCGAGTGACGGTGGCTATTACATCGCTGCTGCTAGGACCACTCGACGTTGGTAATACGATCGTCTCGAGGGAGGGTGTGATGCAGATGATTCTCGTCATGGCACAATCGGACAATCTGTTAGAGCAGAAG GTAGCCTGTGAGTGCATCATTGCAGCCGCATCGAAGAAGGACAAAGCGAAGGGTCTGGTGCAGACGGGTGCCGAGATTCTGAAGAAGCTGTACACCTCCAAGAATGAAGAAATCCGGGTTCGTGCTTTGGTCGGCCTGTGTAAGCTAGGTAGCTCCGGTGGTTTGGACGCCTCGATTAGACCGTTCGCCGATGGCTCGACTAAAAAGTTGGCCGAAGCGTGTCGACGGTTCCTGGTGAAACCGGGCAAGGATAAGGATATAAGGAAGTTTGCCGCTGAAGGTCTCGCCTACCTCACGCTGGATGCCGAGGTGAAGGAGAAACTGGTGGAAGATCGTGCTGCTATCCAGGGATTGATCGAGCTGGCCAAAACGGGCGATCAGTCCGCCCTGTATGGTGTTGTGACGACGCTCGTCAATCTGGTGAACGCGTACGACAAGCAGGAAATGAATCCTGAGCTGATTGAGTTGGCAAAGTTTGCCAAACACCATATCCCGGAGGAGCACGAACTGGACGATCCGGACTTTGTCGCCGGTCGTATCGTGGTGCTCGCTAACGAGGGCGTAACAACCGGTTTGGTAGCACTCTGCAAAACGGAGAGCGACAACTCGAAGGAGATGATCGCGCGTGTGTTCAATGCTCTCTGTAGCGAGCAGGAAGTTCGCGGAAAGGTTGTACAACAGGGTGGAACAAAGGTGCTTCTTCCTCTGGCACTAAATGGCACTGCGAATGGCAAACGTCACGCCGCCCAAGCACTGTCACGCATTGGTATTACGATCAATCCGGAGGTGGCATTCCCGGGACAGCGCAATTTGGATGTGATTCGGCCCTTAATGAACCAACTGCATCCCGATTGTAGTTCGCTTGAGAACTTTGAAGCGCTAATGGCGCTCTGTAATCTGGCAGCGATGAATGAATCTACCCGGCAGCGCATACTAAAGGAGCAGGGTTTGAGTAAGATCGAATCGCTTATGCTAGAGGATCACTTAATGTTGGCCCGGGCGGCCACACAAGTGATGTGCAACTTGGTACAATCGCCAGATGTGGTGCAGCGTCATGAAGGCGACAACGACAAGATAAAGATTCTTGCCCTGTACtgcgaggaagaggacgaagagacGGCTAAAGCTGCGTCCGGTGCACTAGCCTATCTGACTGCAGTGTCAGAGCGCTGTTGTGAGAAGCTATTCGAGATCAGTACATGGCTGGATGTATTCCACACGCTGGTCGCTAATCCGAGCCCTGAAGTGCAGCATCGCGGTATGGTTATCATCAGGAACGTGATCAAAACGAGTCAGAAGCTGGCCACAAAGTTGCTAGATACTGACATCCTGCAGATGATGTACGGTGTGACGCAGCTGAACGATGAGCGGCGCGCGAAAGCGATCGAGTGTGCCCACGAGTGCCTTAAGCTAGCCGAAAAGTCCCGATTGATCAAGGAGGATGCCGATGCTGATATGGCGCCGGACGTATTTAAGCAGCAGGGAGCAACATTGGAAGAGATAAATGATTAG